DNA from Elaeis guineensis isolate ETL-2024a chromosome 2, EG11, whole genome shotgun sequence:
CAAAAAGAAGAGTCAGGGAGGTCAATCAACTAAGTGTACGAAGCCAGCATCCCAGACATCCACTCAAGCAAtgcaaaaaaaaggaaagaaagcaaaTCCATTGGAAAGAGTGATTAGCAGCCAATTTACAGTGACTCCTAGGCTACCGAGCACTCCTATGATAGATTGCCCAAGTCATCTCGTGATAAAAGCAATGATAAGAATGACTCATCAAGTAATGATGAGTTCAATGTTCAAGGAGGAGGAAATGGACATAGAGGGAGTGGTATGCAATTTCCTTTGCTTCATTCATCGGTGAGTCTTGATTTGAGCATGCAAAGCATGATAGGGACCATAAACCTAAGGCTAGGGAGGACACCATAGCAGACAAGAGGAAAGGACCTAAAGGTGGTGTACATGATACCTATCTGGCTAATGAGGTGGTGCGTCAAGTGGAAATCTTGGACGTATGAGGATCTTCCAGCTACTCCGGACCATCATCCTATGTCAAATCATATCCTCCTGTGTGGGtttatgatccatatggatagTCTTCATGTTCGAGCAAGTATCATCCTCCTCAGACTTAGTCAGACCATGGATGAAACCTTGCTCAGTCCTTTTATGGATTTCCGCCTTTGTACCTAATAGAGCAGCAATATCAGCATGATCATTCGGTATAGACAGGCCACTATGATCCTAGATGGGCGCAATACCATCGGAGTCAAGTCCCCTAGCCCGACCACAAATGTGATTCAGACATGTATGAAAGACATTGACACTTGACTTGAAATTGACTAGATGCAGATATGTTGcatttcagatttttttaatataagtGTTTTACATTTTAAATGCTATATTTAGTTAATTTAACATGTATTATACAGTCACACCATTCATTAGATaagtaatataaaaaattacaGTATATTATATTTAAACATCAAAAAATAAGCTCACAAAATCCCATAGTTCACTTAtaacaaaataaaagaagtttaaaaaccttatatatatatatatatattgccgtATTAGTATGATTCGATTCTGTATCAGTATGATTCGATTCTGTATCGGTACCATACTGGTCTCCTACCATAGGCAGTTCAATACTGGCTACCGCAAAACTTGTTCCTATACACTTTGAATATACTATCACTTTAGAACAACATCCTACCATTACTTTAACAATCAAAACTTTATTAATAGCAAAAATAATCAAGTAGAGGAGGAATTCAAATGCAGAAGTAAACTATGGAAACCCTGCCATTAGCATGTTAGCACAAGGCTACCTCCTTGAGTCATTGCTAAATTATGGAAAACATAAGCctgtaaaattatgattaattttacaGCATAAAATTAGAACATGTTCGAGTGAATTAACTAACAGCATAAACAATGTCTATAATTCCATATGCAGATTGAGTTTGTACCTGCCAGAAGAAGAGTAGCACAACATATCAAATATCTACAATATCCCAATCACCAAAGCCACTGCTCTTGTCCAGTTGGAGACTTCTTGCATCATACAGAACGTCAATATGAGCAGAATGAAGAATTGATATTCTAGCAACAGAATCACCTAAGGTATTGCTTAATCTTTCTGCCAATCTGCAGTCGGCGAACACAATGTGAAATGATAAATAAGtaaatcaattttttagaatattaaaatttcGGAGCAGGATGAAGAGGAAATCTGCTGTGGATGGCAGGTTGGGAACATAAGCTCTTTTTCTGGCAGCAGCACAAAAGCATTTTGAGTCCACGAACTCTGGCTCCATGTCATACAAGAATCATGAGATTGCTTGCCAAATGCCTTTTGGTGCCAGGGCCACATTTTAGAAGTATGGTGGACCTGTCGCTGCCTCAGGTATCTTTCTGTTTGCAATATGCATCCTCTGATTCACAAGCCCGAATCCAATCATTGGCCCTGAAATACAGATCATGGTCTATGGATTCATTGTCAGCCAGCAAACATTTCCTCTTGCCATTTGTCTTATCTGCATACCACCTTTGTTACCTCTCTTCAGCAGAACCTTAAATAGGAGATTCTCCTAAATGACAATTGGGTTCTTCTGCCATCTGTGCAGTGTCCATGGAATCTGCTAGCTCCAAAAGAGAAGCATTTGGACCACATCAATCTATGGCTGAAGATGCCTCATTTGCAGGGAAACACATTTCCACTAAAGTCAGCAATTTCCAATCTTTCTCAGACAAATCTTCCATGAATTCCTCACCTCCAAAGTCCTCCCTGTCAGAGGTCTACATCTGTTTTGTGTTTAAAACTTGTAAGAGAACACTCATTTGGGAAATTTTCATGGTCTGAAGTCAATGGAAAGTAAGTCTTAATAAATTAGTTAACCATGACGAGGGATTTTCTTAGGAAAGAAATGCCACAAAAACATATTTCACTAGGTGATTACCTGGCATGAATTTCAGCAATGGCATGGAATGGTTGAAAACATGAATCAGAAACCCAAGATACCTGCAAATATTTAGAATTACTGATTTGATATTGACAAAGTGCCAAGCATATTTTCCAGAACCTGTAGATCAGTAAGTAAAGGATATACCATTTGCTGCACTAATGATAACATTTGTGTCCGTGTTATTATCATGATTTAGACTTTCAACTACACTTTCAATCAGATTCCGTGGTTGTATGCTTGAGGCAATAGTCAATTGCGGTATCTCAAAGGTTCTCGTTTGCAAAATATGCTCTACTTGTTCCAAAAGCAACTCTGATTGGCTTTCAATAAATGTAAATGATTCCACTGTCTTTGCAGCCCTTGCTGCAAGTGTACTGAAAATGCAGCACAAATCGTTATCACGATTTGCTATAAGTGACTTTGAACTGTCAGCAGACGGATACTCGTGATGGTCTGTTACAGCTCCCAGCTTAGCATCTTTTCTCCACCGTTTCAAGATGTATCTTGGTGGAAGTTCTTTGATATTTCTATAGTCAAGTACTTTAAACACATGACGGCACTGAATTCCTGCAGATTCAAATTTTTTACAACTACAAAAAATTGAACTGTCTGATGAGTCATATCTAACAAAATGCTCTCTAGATTTTTCATCAACAATCACCTTATAATCTGATATTGTCCCAGCATCCCCACAGTGGTATACCATGCAGTCCATGTACATCTCAAACTCATTTTGAAACAGTTTAAAAACTGCAGGTGTGTACACATTTGCAGCTTGCTTCAACATACGCAAAGGGGGTACTTTCAAGATATTTTGACCAGCATGTGCATCAGCTTGTAACTCTAAGCACCTTCTCTCATTCAATAATGTGTCATAATGCTCAAAAAAAGGCAAAAGTTCTTGTTGTGGGCTCAAATGTTTCTTGAGCAGGCTGATCAGGTTTTCTTTTTGTAGACTGCTTTTGATGTCTGCGCAAAATACTTGTTTTCCATAAGGTAAAGCCCACGTAAGCCTATCTTCATATAGCTTTGCCAACCATTCATTATCATCGAGATCATATTTGTCTATCATTGCTCTCCATGCATATACAAACTCCTCTTCCTCTTCACAATCGAAGATACATTGACCAAAGTCATGTGCAAAAGTTTTGGAACCTTCGAAGACTTGGTTTAGGTGCATCATCGCATTTTGGTACACATGCCACACACATATTCGATGAGTGGTACGCGGCCAGGCTGCAACCAATGCATCAGTTATTTCCATGCATTGATCTGTTAGAACCGTCTTTGGTTGTTTACCGCGCATGGCATCCTTGAAGGTATCCAACAGCCACCGCAAAGATTCAACACTTTCGTCATAAAGCAATGCAGAACCAAAGATAATCATTTGCTTGTGATTATTTACACCGACAAATAATGCAAATGGCCTTCCACAATCACATGCTTTATAAGTCATGTCGAAGCATACCACATCGCCAAAGTACTGATAGTCCATTACGGACTTTGCGTCCGCCCAAAAGAAGTTAGCAATGCTATCATTCCCATCAACTCGGACAGCATAAAAGAACGACGGATTCTCAACTTGCATCCTTTGAAGGTATTCCAGCACGGCACCTGCATCACCCACCGGCATTGCCTTCCTACGCTTCAACTGGTGTTTATCACTGGAATCTGGTGGCATCCCTGAATCACCCGCAATTCTTTCCTTGACCTTTGCCCGGTGGGATCTGAGCAAGCGAGCGGTCGACGGGTTCGCGAGCAGGTGGTTATGATCCGGCACGAATTCGGTCACACGATATCTACCACTAGGAGTAATCTTGATGGTCATGCACGCAGAACAACCCGTCCTCGTCGCTGGCCGAGGCTTCTTCGGCTCGAACCCCTTCTTCTTCTGGCGGAAGCCCTGCTTGGAGCACACCAACGTCCTGGCAGCAAGAACATCCTTGGAAGTCGTCCACATTTTCGATTTCCGGACGCTGAATCCGACACAAGCAGCATACGAATTGTAGAAAGCATACGCCGCGTCTTCATTATCGAACTGCATATCCAGATGCGGAATCCATCCTGGATTTGGAGGCACATCGGCGTGCTCTGCGACTCCCATTGCCTGCTTATGTGCATCTCCAAACATAACAATTTCGAAAGAGTGATGAGAAACAAATTGGTGCAAACGAAAGCAATTAAAAGGAGTGTGAGTTCAGATTTTTATGGTTTAAGGACTGGCTTCTTGATCATCATCAGGCCAGATCTAGAAAACTGACCCAGTTAATTGTTCAGAAATAAACTTGGCcggaaaaattatagaaaataataaAGAGGGGTGGGACTGAGTACCTGATTGATCGAGAATGACAGGGAGGGGAACACCGCACTAATTCCTCTTGGAGATGGGCAGGCAAGAAATCGAGAGAGAGATGGGGGGGCTGAGAGGTGGGAGACGGGAAGAAGCGAGGCTAGGGTTTGGTGGAGGGATGAGGCAGAGCGGTTCCGTGCGAGGAGAGAGTGTGTAGGATAGTGGGTGGGTGTCTCGGCCTCGGATTCACATTTGGCGGGTCCCATTCTCTCCTCCATTTAATACGTCACCGTCGGACGTGGCCGGAGGGCGGGCTGGCTGCCGTGCACAGGAGATTGACGCGTTTACGGCATGCAGTGGAGAGCCACGCCGGACTTGCGCATAGCTTTTtccttatacatatatatatatatatatatatatatatttgctattttatttttacttttgttGGGTAGCCATTCAGGTGGAACTGTAGATAGTGGAATTATGCCTCAAACTTCCCGAGGTGCCAACATTAACGATCGGCACCCCAATGATtcacttatttttaaaattttttaaaaaaataataatatgcaCCGATATGATCCTTGCTTTGCTTACAATTCAATgttaatattttttctacattTGAGCCATTCTTCCATCATATTTTTTTCAGATTACGATCTCTGCCCTGATTAATTTGAGGGCTGTCAGAATACTGTGATAACTTATGGTTTTGCTGATTAATGTTGATCTCAACTAGCTTTAGGGATTTTCCATTTTAAGCTTCAATCTTTATCGGATCTGCTGAATTTTCTTGCAAACAACTCGATGAGGATGGAGGCAAAAGTTGTAACTACTTATATAGTCTCTAATATGGGACTCTCGCAATTCTAGAGTCTTTCGGCAAGAGCATAAATCACTTCAAGATCTGTTCAGAAAATGTTTACTCTTTCTCCAAGACATCTCTCATCATATTCCCTCTTTTGCCTCTAATCATCCTACTCAGTCAAAGATCTGATGCACTCCTCAGCTGATTTCTCAACTACCTTTCCTTCTTAAAATTGTGACTTGGGTGCCTCCTTTCTTTAAAGTATTCTTGTTAAATTTCGATGGAACTGTGAGACATGATTCTGCAACTTCTGATTTTGTCCTCTGAAATCATGAGGGTGCCATTCTCTTGGTTGAAGGCAAACGTCTCTCTCTTTGTTCTATACCGTTTGCAGAACTTATTGGAGCCTCACTGGGAATTAAACTTGCCTTATCCTTTTTCAATCAACGTCGGATTTGGCTCCAAGGAGACTCCTCTGTGATTGTTTCTTGGCTGTCTCATTCCACTGATAATAAAATGCATGTTTCTCTTTAGTTGAAAGATCTTTCCATTCATGGATCCAATCTGGATTTATATCTAATGTATCCTACATATATAGAGAAGATAATCAAGTTGCAGATTGGGCTGCTGGCCACGCTATCCATGGAGATTTTTTGTTTTGTGCTGGGGATACTCTTCATCTCCAATTGGCTCAAATCTTAAATGCAGATGCTTTCCAAATTAATTATATCAGGCATGGCTAAACAACCTGCTGTCACTGTTCTGTATCATCatgctcttttttcttctcagatATCTTATATCACCGCAATTGCTTCTTGGGAATGGCTTTTCTACTTGTTATGTCACTCCTCTCGCAATTATTCCTGCAATGGTATATTATGCATGCTTGATCTGTTGTTCATCTTTTTATCTTGGAAGCAAGCCAACGTTGGGCAAACTCAGAGCTTTATCATACTAAAGACAGATGTTACTCATATTAATAGGaggaattttttaaaaatccactTATGGAGAGGGCTTCCACTGCTCATTTTTGAAACCTGTCACAGCTATGATTGGGGGCATCGGTATTATCTTGCAATCTTTACTTCATATATTTGTTGTAGGAGAAGGGTTGCTTCTATTCCACTTGGCCTACATGCTTATTTTTATGGCATTACTTCTCTGTGCTTCAAAGTCTCCCTCTCTATTTCAGAATATTTCTATCATTTGCTCAATTATTGCTGTGTCTGTTACCAGCTCTGTTTTAATTTAACATTCAAACTTGTCTACTTGAAAATGATGCTAACATTTATTGAAGTCAAGAATCCATATAGTTTCTTTCTCCCAGATGATGTTTCTACTAATGGGCCTAACATTTCATTTAACTCTCCTCACCTATCAAGGGATATTCATTGCTGCTTCATCTACCTCCCAAATGATATCTTCCAactgttggatgataatgagaTTTGGCCCTTAATTCATACATTCTGTAACCCTCAATGTGAGCCATCTTATTTTTGTCCCTTCGCTGGATGCTAATTGGTGGGCATACACTAAATTGCTGGCACATCTGCCATGGTCTTCCTACTTGATGTCTCTAAGCTGTGGGTATTTTAAGGTCTCAACTGATATTTCAATGATCAAACTCACTAATGGGAATGGTTGGCACGAGTTATATATCGGACACATCTGACATAAATTAACTTATTTGCTTACTCAGTACTGCTGGTCCTATCAGTTACCAAATGATGTTATAATGAATAATATTACTGATGGAAATTGTGTATATCTGATACATCTAACACATTACTAGCTATAATTCATTTTA
Protein-coding regions in this window:
- the LOC105056059 gene encoding protein FAR1-RELATED SEQUENCE 5 isoform X3, with product MGVAEHADVPPNPGWIPHLDMQFDNEDAAYAFYNSYAACVGFSVRKSKMWTTSKDVLAARTLVCSKQGFRQKKKGFEPKKPRPATRTGCSACMTIKITPSGRYRVTEFVPDHNHLLANPSTARLLRSHRAKVKERIAGDSGMPPDSSDKHQLKRRKAMPVGDAGAVLEYLQRMQVENPSFFYAVRVDGNDSIANFFWADAKSVMDYQYFGDVVCFDMTYKACDCGRPFALFVGVNNHKQMIIFGSALLYDESVESLRWLLDTFKDAMRGKQPKTVLTDQCMEITDALVAAWPRTTHRICVWHVYQNAMMHLNQVFEGSKTFAHDFGQCIFDCEEEEEFVYAWRAMIDKYDLDDNEWLAKLYEDRLTWALPYGKQVFCADIKSSLQKENLISLLKKHLSPQQELLPFFEHYDTLLNERRCLELQADAHAGQNILKVPPLRMLKQAANVYTPAVFKLFQNEFEMYMDCMVYHCGDAGTISDYKVIVDEKSREHFVRYDSSDSSIFCSCKKFESAGIQCRHVFKVLDYRNIKELPPRYILKRWRKDAKLGAVTDHHEYPSADSSKSLIANRDNDLCCIFSTLAARAAKTVESFTFIESQSELLLEQVEHILQTRTFEIPQLTIASSIQPRNLIESVVESLNHDNNTDTNVIISAANGILGF
- the LOC105056059 gene encoding protein FAR1-RELATED SEQUENCE 5 isoform X1, whose amino-acid sequence is MEERMGPAKCESEAETPTHYPTHSLLARNRSASSLHQTLASLLPVSHLSAPPSLSRFLACPSPRGISAVFPSLSFSINQQAMGVAEHADVPPNPGWIPHLDMQFDNEDAAYAFYNSYAACVGFSVRKSKMWTTSKDVLAARTLVCSKQGFRQKKKGFEPKKPRPATRTGCSACMTIKITPSGRYRVTEFVPDHNHLLANPSTARLLRSHRAKVKERIAGDSGMPPDSSDKHQLKRRKAMPVGDAGAVLEYLQRMQVENPSFFYAVRVDGNDSIANFFWADAKSVMDYQYFGDVVCFDMTYKACDCGRPFALFVGVNNHKQMIIFGSALLYDESVESLRWLLDTFKDAMRGKQPKTVLTDQCMEITDALVAAWPRTTHRICVWHVYQNAMMHLNQVFEGSKTFAHDFGQCIFDCEEEEEFVYAWRAMIDKYDLDDNEWLAKLYEDRLTWALPYGKQVFCADIKSSLQKENLISLLKKHLSPQQELLPFFEHYDTLLNERRCLELQADAHAGQNILKVPPLRMLKQAANVYTPAVFKLFQNEFEMYMDCMVYHCGDAGTISDYKVIVDEKSREHFVRYDSSDSSIFCSCKKFESAGIQCRHVFKVLDYRNIKELPPRYILKRWRKDAKLGAVTDHHEYPSADSSKSLIANRDNDLCCIFSTLAARAAKTVESFTFIESQSELLLEQVEHILQTRTFEIPQLTIASSIQPRNLIESVVESLNHDNNTDTNVIISAANGILGF
- the LOC105056059 gene encoding protein FAR1-RELATED SEQUENCE 5 isoform X2; its protein translation is MEERMGPAKCESEAETPTHYPTHSLLARNRSASSLHQTLASLLPVSHLSAPPSLSRFLACPSPRGISAVFPSLSFSINQAMGVAEHADVPPNPGWIPHLDMQFDNEDAAYAFYNSYAACVGFSVRKSKMWTTSKDVLAARTLVCSKQGFRQKKKGFEPKKPRPATRTGCSACMTIKITPSGRYRVTEFVPDHNHLLANPSTARLLRSHRAKVKERIAGDSGMPPDSSDKHQLKRRKAMPVGDAGAVLEYLQRMQVENPSFFYAVRVDGNDSIANFFWADAKSVMDYQYFGDVVCFDMTYKACDCGRPFALFVGVNNHKQMIIFGSALLYDESVESLRWLLDTFKDAMRGKQPKTVLTDQCMEITDALVAAWPRTTHRICVWHVYQNAMMHLNQVFEGSKTFAHDFGQCIFDCEEEEEFVYAWRAMIDKYDLDDNEWLAKLYEDRLTWALPYGKQVFCADIKSSLQKENLISLLKKHLSPQQELLPFFEHYDTLLNERRCLELQADAHAGQNILKVPPLRMLKQAANVYTPAVFKLFQNEFEMYMDCMVYHCGDAGTISDYKVIVDEKSREHFVRYDSSDSSIFCSCKKFESAGIQCRHVFKVLDYRNIKELPPRYILKRWRKDAKLGAVTDHHEYPSADSSKSLIANRDNDLCCIFSTLAARAAKTVESFTFIESQSELLLEQVEHILQTRTFEIPQLTIASSIQPRNLIESVVESLNHDNNTDTNVIISAANGILGF